In one Sphingomonas sanguinis genomic region, the following are encoded:
- the tolQ gene encoding protein TolQ produces the protein MNPVFNMDAASLSPVALFIHADWVVKFVMIGLLLASIWTWAIIVAFSRKLARTKKGMTRFERDFWKAEDIDAFHRMEQDNELPSARVFSAGVQEWRRSTAGGHIDRDGTRERLATAMGSAVAGEIDKLSDRLNVLATVGSVAPFVGLFGTVWGIMRSFTGIAQAQNTSLAVVAPGISEALFATAIGLFAAIPAVIAYNRFSHGMNRVEASLNRFADGFHTTLSRQLDSAR, from the coding sequence ATGAATCCCGTCTTCAACATGGATGCCGCCAGTTTGTCGCCCGTCGCGCTGTTCATCCACGCCGACTGGGTGGTGAAGTTCGTGATGATCGGCCTGCTGCTCGCCAGCATCTGGACCTGGGCGATCATCGTCGCCTTTTCGCGCAAGCTGGCGCGCACGAAGAAGGGCATGACCCGGTTCGAGCGCGATTTCTGGAAGGCCGAGGACATCGACGCCTTTCACCGGATGGAGCAGGACAATGAACTGCCCTCCGCGCGGGTCTTTTCGGCGGGCGTGCAGGAATGGCGCCGCTCGACCGCAGGCGGGCATATCGACCGCGACGGCACGCGCGAGCGCCTCGCCACCGCGATGGGATCGGCCGTGGCGGGCGAGATCGACAAGCTGTCGGACCGGCTGAACGTGCTGGCGACGGTCGGCTCGGTCGCGCCGTTCGTCGGGCTGTTCGGCACCGTCTGGGGCATCATGCGCAGCTTCACCGGCATCGCCCAGGCGCAGAACACCTCGCTGGCGGTCGTGGCGCCGGGCATTTCGGAGGCGCTGTTCGCCACCGCGATCGGCCTGTTCGCCGCCATTCCGGCGGTGATCGCGTACAACCGCTTCAGCCACGGCATGAACCGGGTGGAGGCGTCGCTCAACCGCTTCGCCGACGGGTTCCACACCACGCTCAGCCGCCAGCTCGACTCGGCGCGCTAA
- a CDS encoding YbgC/FadM family acyl-CoA thioesterase, with amino-acid sequence MMVTGEDQPKGGRFEGHEHRFAVRVYFEDTDLSGVVYHANYLRYMERARSDMLRVAGIDQRAAHEAGQGAYAVTDIAIRYAASARLDDDLVVTSRLIEVSAVRVVIHQTVRCGAVKLTDARVTVAWVGPNGRPRRQPADWIAIYQRLVWQGDTQHP; translated from the coding sequence ATGATGGTGACGGGAGAAGACCAGCCGAAGGGCGGCCGCTTCGAGGGGCATGAGCATCGCTTCGCGGTGCGCGTCTATTTCGAGGATACCGACCTGTCGGGCGTGGTCTATCACGCCAACTATCTGCGCTATATGGAGCGCGCCCGTTCCGACATGCTCCGCGTGGCCGGGATCGATCAGCGCGCCGCGCATGAGGCGGGGCAGGGCGCCTATGCCGTCACCGACATCGCCATCCGCTATGCCGCCTCCGCGCGGCTCGACGACGACTTGGTCGTCACATCCCGACTGATCGAGGTCAGTGCGGTTCGCGTCGTCATTCATCAGACAGTCAGGTGCGGGGCGGTCAAGCTGACCGACGCGCGCGTGACCGTCGCGTGGGTCGGCCCGAACGGTCGCCCGCGTCGGCAGCCCGCCGACTGGATCGCCATCTACCAACGCCTTGTCTGGCAAGGGGACACCCAACACCCATGA
- a CDS encoding helix-turn-helix transcriptional regulator: protein MNETLGNDLKAAREAAGLTQGALAEAIGVSRKTINTVENGVFQPSTLLALKLARALGRSVESLFWIAD, encoded by the coding sequence ATGAACGAGACGCTGGGCAACGACCTGAAGGCTGCACGCGAAGCCGCCGGGCTGACCCAGGGCGCGCTCGCCGAGGCGATCGGGGTCAGCCGCAAGACGATCAACACGGTAGAGAACGGCGTCTTCCAGCCCTCGACCCTGCTCGCGCTCAAGTTGGCGCGAGCCTTGGGCCGGTCGGTCGAATCGCTGTTCTGGATCGCCGACTGA